tttattacaatgcttctcttttgaTATAGAGGCgataataaaaagataattgttTTCATGAAACTCACAGAAGCTATTGTCAAGACAGGGTTTCTCTTGAGCACACTGGCTAGCAAAAGAAGATGCTAAACGTAAGAGCAAGagacttaataaaatatttcttttcgGAAACTCTTATTAGATTTGCTTTATAATCACTCTTGTAGGTTTAGATGTTGGGGCATTTAAGGAAAAATATCAGAATAATGCAAGCAACAGGTCTCAGTTCCAACCTTTCAGGGTATTAGGTCTAAGTTAGGTTGGACTGTACCAATAGCCTCTTTTTCCAAATTAATAGCTTTAAGTCGAACAATCTTGATAGCAAACAATGGCACCCTCACCAATAGTAAACACCGAATCTATTCATGTTGGTACCACTAATTAACACTTTCCTGAAATCATGGAATGCATTTTTTAAAGTCAGAACATTCTTATTTCTTGTGATTCAATGAAAGAAAAGCTGGTGACCAAGAAGAGAGATATAAAGAAATTGAGTTGGATCAGATTAACTCCATATGACTCTCATGTTTGATTCTTTTAAAAGAAGATTTGATGATAAGTCCTGTCTGAGAAGAAACATAGGTAGGTAACCGCTCAAGGATTGAATAACACAAGTGTTTGATCtacaaacttttaaatattatggAATTTGATAACCAAATCATCGTTAGTCAATGGTTTGTACCTTTGAAAAGTTTCACATCAATTAAAGCAGGAATCGAAACACTAAAATTACACTTTccaccaaatctctcttaatatTACTAACTAATGGAATGGAGTGGGCAGTATAAGCTGAAAAGGAATTTTTGGCAAGTCGTCCCTAcgtgtgattttttttgtaaactggcTTACCTACGTGtgaattttctttaatttattttttttataaccgaaTGTCCTGACCCCACCGtagtggtccagactagagaccgaatTGAGCAAAGACGCTACCAGggcgtcaccatgtggctcaccgCGAACGGTCTTCGGTCTCAAGCGCTGGAGTTCCGCATGTGAATTCCCCAGTGGCCGGGTTTCGAACCTAGGTGGCGGAACTCACAGCCGTGAACCCTATACCACCTGAGCTAGAAGCCCcggtttttaattatatttgttagTTAGTTAGTTGAGGGTCTCCTCTGCGAAATTTATTAATGGACGTATCAAATAAGTCACTATAAAGTAAAATGGTCCACGAGTAACAACTTTAAATTCTCAGATCTCGTcaaagaaattatatttttaaagtgaTCTTCAACAACAATAAGCACAAGGACTGGTTGATCTAGTTTTAGTTCTAGAGATCatgttgattttttattttatttttaacgtCATAGTTTGTAAGTTAGAACATAGATTTAGTCGTCATTTAGAAATTTATCGGTCAATACGGTAGCAAGAAGGAGAAGCCTTCACATTATTACGCCAATTTGATAGTCTGTATATCATAAGTTATTTTCTTAGTGTTAGACCTAAACAATCTAGAAGCTTTCGCATGTCTTCAGATTTGGTATTCACGAACTTCATCTATAAACTACTAggtattttctcaaaaaaaaactacaaggTATAAAGGTACCGAAGGAGAAAATCAGAATTCTAATCACTTGAAAAAGATATGAAGCAACTTATCTCTCTAGCATTCTTCACCATGTGGGGTTCTAATAACATTAgctttggcttttttttttttttttatctcgtgGACTAAGTTAAGGTTTTTTTAAAAGCcgaattattgtattttttaataattagaaGGTTCTGGGGTATGTAAGTCCATACATATTTTTGGACTAAGTTTAaacagtttaatttaattattcctaaaaatagatttatttcAATACAATATGAACATATGATCTCAAAGATCATTTCTAGGTAACCTAGGAATTGTAAGTGCTAGATTACTTGGTAGTTTATATAACCTAGGTAACCTATAAATTTTAACTACTAAATCATTTCTAGGTAACCTAGGAATTTTGTTTTCCCAACAGAGGCTAAGGCAGAGAAGCATTATCTGTTTGGAAAGATTAAGCTGCTGGAAAAATTAAGGGTAGCATCACAAAGCAGTGGTGGAGGAGGGAGACCCTTTACTGGTGGTGTTGATATTCTCAAAGATCCACGATCTATGTACATCAAGGATACAATCTCTCACTCAACGTAGAACCTCAACCAAAAGAGTGCATCCTTTCAGTTCCAGTCCTTGATGCTTCTTCCCTACTGGAGTGAGAGATCAGAGAGTGTATATAAAAAACATAGTTTGCAAAGGAGCTCGGCTATTATATTTTAACGTGTTGTTAACAGAAAGCGAGAAACTGAGAAAAAGCATATTTAATTCTTCAGACATGACCCTTGAGAAAGGCATTCTTGGTGGGTTTTCTTTGCTCACAAGCAAACTGATCCGAGAAGCGACAATTCTTATATTCGCAATAGCTTCGCGTGTCATTGAAGTTGCTCTAGATAAGCCCCCGTCCAAAGCCCTTTAGATAAGACCGGCTACTAGCAGCCAAAAAAGACCGTCCAAACTTGGCTTGTTAGCCATTTTGGTACGAGAGTTGCGACCATCTGCTCCGAAGTTCATTCTAAAATAacgtaaaattaaaaaagaaatttataatttgatgACATATTATTTACTTGAGATGAACACGAAATCACATCCCAATTATTTATGGTTTTGCTACATAATAATTTGCGTAAGTAAATTCTACTAAAtgcattattttaaaaacattttcacattttttattaaaaaaagcaTTTTCCATTGATAAAACCGATGTGTTATTTCACCCTTGCGTCAGTAATATTACCACACACGGACAAAAGAACGGTCAATAAAAATACCCAAACTAAATTATCACTATTTTGTCGGTCTAAATTTGGGCTTGAGCTTCGATCTAAATAGTTTATACGGTGGATCAGATGATTGATCTATCTCTGGCACTAGTCGGAAAATATTCTAAACTTGGGTCAGATGATATAGTACGCTTTTGAACTAATCCGCTCTGtaacattaaatatatttttttcccaGGCTAATCGGATAATATGTATAaagcttataaaaaaaaaacagtcaatAAGACAAGATTATATCAGTATCGTTAATGTTAATAATATGTATAGGTGTTGATTTAAACTACCAACTACACATACCACAGTAACATTTATTACACCACACACCACAAAGTCATTTTTGCTtttaaatacaaacaaaatcCCCAACAGAAAAAGTAGCagaaaaaagagaaagacagaaaaTGAAGGGTCTCTATTTTCACCTCTTCCTAGTAACCATGACGGTCGTTGCCTCCATCTCCGCTGCTACACCGGCGGCTCCAGCGGGAGGAGGATCTTTGTTAGACGAATGTAGCAAAGATATTCAGACGGTGAGTTTGTGTTTGGATTTCGCGTCCGGGAAGGCACCAAATCCGTCTAAGAAGTGCTGTGACGCTATCGAAGATATAAAAGAGAAAGATCCAAAGTGTTTGTGTTTCGTGATACAACAAGCCAAGTCAGGAGGACAAACTTTGAAGGATCTTGGTGTTCAAGAAGCTAAACTAATTCAACTTCCGACTTCTTGTCAGCTCCACAACGCTAGCATCTCCAACTGTCCAAGtacgtttcacgtttatttgtCTCAGAGTTATTTCTTTGATTCAACATTTTAATCTCCATCTGCTTATGATATATATCTTCATGTGTCTATATTCGAATCAACGATAtgcaatttctcaaaaaaaaaagaaaaaaaaaaacaaattagttAGATATTGAGGCTAGCCAGCTATTTAGACAAATTATACTACCTCTTCCCGAAATTAAGATGTTTTAggttttttctttgttcacagagatatattttctatattgttaaggtacttttttatacttttgagtaacattaattg
The window above is part of the Brassica napus cultivar Da-Ae chromosome C3, Da-Ae, whole genome shotgun sequence genome. Proteins encoded here:
- the LOC106389568 gene encoding non-specific lipid transfer protein GPI-anchored 1, whose protein sequence is MKGLYFHLFLVTMTVVASISAATPAAPAGGGSLLDECSKDIQTVSLCLDFASGKAPNPSKKCCDAIEDIKEKDPKCLCFVIQQAKSGGQTLKDLGVQEAKLIQLPTSCQLHNASISNCPKLLGISPSSPDAAIFTSNATTTTTPVAPGGTSPATPATSSEKGGSASIKDGHAVMLLAVALMSISFLSTLPWMGLA